From Pontibacter actiniarum, a single genomic window includes:
- a CDS encoding DUF2490 domain-containing protein: MKKFTRIVLLLLSLCFISGTAAQAQRKEVSAAHAAWEAVSGTFRISRNHAVYTDLHHVGGLFTVARIGLVRHLPHGVSATAGYSFAWLTVPGSDSDALERHEHRPWLQALVPAKLGQHLTLSTRLRYDMRFKQRVKQAVLQPKYDFNHRLRLQESLRLNLPSLKLGEVLPYLFLSEEVMLNFGENITHNTFDQNRLGLMLGLERQSIRLQVGYMNLFAQSASVQNRYTNNYTYTAWLFYTLDLQKKEKQRATQ, from the coding sequence ATGAAGAAATTTACCCGTATCGTGCTACTGTTGCTTTCCCTCTGCTTTATAAGCGGCACGGCAGCGCAGGCCCAGCGTAAGGAGGTTAGCGCCGCGCACGCGGCCTGGGAAGCAGTATCCGGCACGTTCCGCATCTCCAGAAACCATGCGGTCTACACTGACCTGCACCACGTAGGCGGGCTTTTCACTGTAGCCAGAATCGGGTTGGTTCGGCATCTGCCGCACGGGGTAAGTGCCACGGCGGGCTACTCTTTTGCCTGGCTTACGGTGCCCGGCTCCGATTCTGATGCCCTGGAGCGGCATGAACACCGGCCCTGGCTACAAGCACTGGTGCCGGCAAAACTCGGGCAGCACCTCACCCTCTCCACCCGCCTACGCTACGACATGCGTTTTAAACAACGGGTAAAGCAGGCTGTTCTGCAGCCAAAGTATGATTTTAACCACCGGCTGCGCCTGCAGGAGTCGCTCCGCCTAAACCTGCCCTCGCTAAAGCTGGGTGAGGTGTTGCCCTACCTGTTCTTAAGCGAAGAAGTAATGCTAAATTTTGGGGAGAACATCACCCATAACACCTTTGACCAAAACCGCCTGGGACTGATGCTGGGGCTGGAGCGGCAAAGTATAAGATTGCAAGTTGGCTACATGAACCTGTTTGCACAATCAGCCTCTGTACAAAACAGGTATACCAACAACTACACGTATACAGCATGGCTGTTTTACACCCTGGATTTACAGAAAAAAGAGAAGCAGCGTGCCACTCAATAA
- a CDS encoding alpha-amylase family protein — MHNDAVQSENRLWYKDAVFYAIDVESFQDSDGDGVGDFQGLINRLDYLNDLGVDCLWILPFYTTPNRDNGYDVRDYYSIDSRLGRLSDFSELVKAAKERNIRILVDLIVHHTSNEHPWFQAASADPGSKFFNYYVWRPDKPAKESKENIFPGQESSVWAYEKSAGAYYHHLFYDFQPDLNIANQDVQREIMSIIEFWLSFGVDGFRVDAATHILDGKGVKGSRLKRPAQFLKQLRQAVNKKSKETILLAEADVEPDKVGIYYGKGDRLNMLFNFLLDNQIFLALAREEAKPIADWLKGPLPPEDCQWANFLRNLDELDLERLSASERQEVFDRFAPEENMRIFSRGIRRRLAPMLQGNRAHLEMVYSLLFSMPGSPLLVYGDEIGMGEDLEQEGRGSVRLPMQWNDAENGGFSDAPRDKVVWPPLSKGPFSYKKVNVQHQHQQQHSLLEWMKKLISTRKHCREIGWGKVKLLETDKSQVLLHCMEWQESILVFAHNLSAEKTTFSLSSKVLHPRQFVDIFTDSDYPPTQEDTTRIALSGYGYRWFRVNQIKSM; from the coding sequence ATGCACAACGACGCAGTACAGTCAGAGAACAGGTTATGGTACAAAGACGCTGTTTTCTATGCCATTGATGTGGAAAGCTTTCAGGATTCGGACGGCGACGGAGTGGGGGACTTTCAGGGGTTGATAAACCGCCTGGACTACCTGAACGACCTGGGAGTGGACTGCCTCTGGATCCTGCCTTTTTATACCACCCCAAACCGCGATAACGGCTACGATGTCCGCGATTACTACTCCATCGACAGCCGCCTGGGCCGCCTGAGTGACTTCAGCGAATTGGTAAAGGCAGCGAAAGAGCGCAACATCCGCATTCTGGTTGACCTGATTGTCCACCACACGTCAAACGAGCATCCCTGGTTTCAGGCCGCCAGTGCCGATCCGGGTTCCAAGTTCTTCAACTATTATGTGTGGCGCCCGGATAAGCCGGCCAAGGAAAGTAAGGAAAACATATTCCCGGGCCAGGAGAGTAGTGTCTGGGCATATGAGAAAAGTGCGGGAGCTTACTACCACCACTTGTTCTATGACTTTCAGCCCGACCTGAACATCGCCAACCAGGATGTGCAGCGGGAGATCATGTCGATCATTGAGTTCTGGCTTTCCTTCGGCGTGGATGGTTTCCGGGTGGATGCTGCCACGCATATACTGGACGGCAAAGGGGTGAAAGGCTCCAGGCTGAAGAGGCCGGCGCAGTTTCTAAAGCAGCTGCGCCAGGCGGTAAACAAGAAGAGCAAAGAAACCATACTTCTGGCCGAGGCAGATGTGGAGCCTGACAAAGTAGGAATCTACTATGGCAAAGGCGATCGCCTGAACATGCTGTTTAACTTTCTGCTTGATAACCAAATTTTCCTGGCGCTTGCGCGCGAGGAGGCCAAGCCGATAGCCGACTGGCTAAAAGGGCCGCTGCCGCCGGAGGACTGCCAGTGGGCCAATTTCCTGCGCAACCTGGATGAGCTGGACCTGGAGCGGCTGTCGGCAAGCGAGCGGCAGGAAGTGTTTGACAGGTTTGCGCCGGAAGAGAACATGCGTATTTTCAGTCGGGGTATCCGGCGCAGGCTGGCTCCGATGCTTCAGGGCAACCGTGCTCACCTGGAGATGGTTTACAGCCTGCTCTTCTCCATGCCGGGCTCTCCGTTGCTGGTGTACGGCGATGAAATAGGCATGGGAGAGGACCTGGAGCAAGAGGGGCGGGGCAGCGTGCGCCTGCCCATGCAGTGGAACGATGCGGAGAACGGAGGCTTTTCCGATGCACCGCGCGACAAGGTGGTGTGGCCGCCCCTGAGCAAAGGGCCCTTCAGCTATAAGAAGGTAAACGTGCAGCACCAGCACCAGCAGCAGCACTCGCTGCTGGAGTGGATGAAGAAACTGATCAGTACGCGCAAACACTGCCGCGAAATAGGCTGGGGCAAGGTAAAGCTGCTGGAAACAGATAAATCGCAGGTGCTTCTGCACTGCATGGAGTGGCAGGAAAGCATACTGGTTTTCGCACACAACCTTTCAGCCGAGAAAACAACATTTTCCCTTTCCTCCAAAGTGCTGCATCCACGTCAGTTCGTCGATATTTTTACCGACAGCGATTATCCTCCCACACAGGAAGACACGACCAGGATCGCCTTGAGTGGCTACGGTTACCGTTGGTTCCGGGTAAACCAGATCAAGTCCATGTAA